Proteins from a single region of Streptococcus oralis:
- a CDS encoding sensor histidine kinase encodes MAIRTRNFKSLVWTTSLKIVFFHVLIFVLIGYEFTQGGDHVLFILFFWAGSLLLITFYHILKLLRKIDREIKMLTSKKLLEENQSQLFRIEEMLEVYSDLRSSHQENARLLEKEQQHNQELILQLSATSHDLKTPLTVIKGNAELLELAQLGQPQADYAAEILQASYKMEEYCGSLIDYAKAFQIDSNQFSQLSLEDFLAYLQDDWALFSKQESYRFYLQEDCDLSLILSIHLDYLKRALLNILLNALEHADQDQKEVKLTVSVQQDQLVFAIWNNGPSFSEEMLLGAERLFYQSDQSRNSANPHHGIGLAFSKQVALLHGGRLTLLNPAQGGACVELTISLK; translated from the coding sequence ATGGCAATTAGAACCCGTAATTTCAAAAGCCTAGTCTGGACAACCAGTTTAAAAATCGTCTTTTTCCATGTTTTGATTTTTGTGCTTATAGGTTATGAATTTACGCAAGGAGGTGATCACGTTCTTTTCATCTTGTTCTTTTGGGCGGGGAGCTTGCTGCTGATTACTTTTTATCATATTTTGAAATTGCTCCGAAAAATCGACAGGGAAATAAAAATGCTAACGAGTAAGAAGCTTTTAGAAGAAAATCAAAGCCAGCTTTTTCGGATCGAGGAAATGCTCGAAGTCTATAGCGATTTACGGAGTAGCCACCAAGAAAATGCTCGTCTTCTAGAAAAAGAGCAGCAGCATAATCAGGAGTTGATTTTACAGCTATCAGCGACATCGCACGATTTGAAAACGCCCCTAACTGTGATTAAGGGGAATGCTGAGCTCTTGGAATTGGCGCAGTTAGGACAGCCACAGGCAGACTATGCTGCTGAGATTTTGCAGGCTAGTTACAAGATGGAAGAATATTGTGGCTCTCTTATTGATTACGCTAAGGCTTTTCAGATTGATTCTAATCAGTTCAGTCAGCTTTCCTTAGAGGACTTTTTGGCTTATCTCCAGGACGATTGGGCACTGTTCAGTAAACAGGAAAGCTATCGTTTTTATCTCCAAGAAGATTGTGATCTTAGTCTGATTTTGTCGATTCATTTGGACTATCTCAAACGGGCTTTGCTCAATATTTTACTGAATGCGCTTGAACATGCAGACCAGGATCAAAAGGAAGTCAAGCTAACGGTATCAGTGCAGCAGGACCAGTTGGTTTTTGCTATCTGGAACAACGGCCCTTCATTTTCGGAGGAGATGCTGCTGGGAGCGGAACGACTCTTTTACCAGAGTGACCAAAGCCGCAATTCAGCTAATCCCCATCATGGTATCGGCTTAGCCTTTTCTAAGCAGGTAGCTCTCTTGCACGGTGGTCGTCTGACCTTGCTCAATCCAGCCCAAGGAGGAGCCTGTGTCGAGTTGACAATTTCATTGAAATAA
- a CDS encoding response regulator transcription factor: MEIMRQYRILVVDDDWSILKLVKNVLELDAYDVTTLDRIEEIELTDFVGYDLILLDVMMEPVNGFELCSYIRPHLSCPIIFLTAKELEADKVEGLFRGADDYIVKPFGTKELLARVRAHLRREERREERYSEIASCQFYPERYEVAYFGKVLKFSEREFKLLHLLASNPKQTFSAERLHTLLYPESSETQLRSISEYVYQIRQKCKQEGLQAIATVRGVGYRWQLEPVISKA; this comes from the coding sequence ATGGAAATTATGAGACAGTATCGTATTTTGGTGGTTGATGACGACTGGAGCATTTTAAAGCTGGTGAAAAACGTCCTAGAGCTCGATGCTTATGACGTGACGACGCTTGATCGGATAGAAGAGATAGAGCTGACGGATTTTGTAGGATATGATTTGATTCTGCTAGATGTGATGATGGAGCCTGTTAATGGTTTTGAGCTGTGTTCCTACATTCGTCCTCATCTTTCGTGTCCAATTATCTTTCTGACAGCTAAGGAGTTAGAGGCGGACAAGGTGGAAGGGCTCTTTCGCGGAGCAGATGACTATATTGTCAAGCCTTTTGGGACCAAAGAATTGCTGGCGCGTGTCAGAGCCCATCTTCGGCGGGAGGAAAGACGGGAGGAGCGATATTCTGAAATTGCTTCTTGTCAATTTTATCCAGAGCGCTATGAAGTTGCCTATTTTGGTAAAGTCTTGAAATTTTCAGAGCGTGAGTTTAAGTTACTGCATTTACTTGCTAGCAATCCCAAGCAGACCTTCTCAGCTGAACGCCTGCATACCTTGCTTTACCCAGAAAGCTCAGAAACACAGCTTCGCTCCATCTCAGAATACGTATATCAGATTCGCCAAAAATGTAAACAAGAAGGGCTGCAAGCAATCGCAACAGTGAGAGGAGTAGGCTATAGATGGCAATTAGAACCCGTAATTTCAAAAGCCTAG